A DNA window from Bradyrhizobium barranii subsp. barranii contains the following coding sequences:
- a CDS encoding baseplate J/gp47 family protein, producing the protein MDAPLPNLPLPVIEGEPAFQALFDARIAQMRGLLETAGLDWDTYMLRSDPINNFCRHAAYGDLLYVTSLNDTFRATLLDFGQGADLIAQASDWNMTQADGESLDDLRRRLRERKKGQGGFTDNWYKRYAFAADPLRVADVGITGDAMGGVKVSILSSEGDGVASADLLATVTAALNDPLVRGDNDHIAVVPAVIRVVNVEADVWLLPEAPASELQTAEDRLKTEFAAARRLGWDFTADFVIASLRTSGVRRTS; encoded by the coding sequence ATGGACGCGCCGCTGCCGAACCTGCCGCTGCCTGTCATCGAGGGCGAGCCCGCGTTCCAGGCGTTGTTCGACGCCCGCATTGCGCAGATGCGCGGCCTGCTTGAGACCGCCGGTCTCGATTGGGACACGTACATGCTGCGTTCGGACCCGATCAACAACTTCTGCCGCCACGCCGCCTACGGCGACCTGCTCTACGTCACGTCGTTGAACGACACTTTCCGCGCGACGCTGCTTGACTTCGGGCAGGGCGCCGACCTGATCGCGCAGGCGTCCGATTGGAACATGACGCAAGCCGATGGCGAGTCCCTCGACGATCTGCGACGCCGGCTGCGCGAGCGTAAGAAGGGGCAGGGCGGCTTCACCGACAATTGGTACAAAAGGTACGCCTTCGCTGCCGACCCGCTCCGCGTGGCGGACGTTGGCATTACGGGCGATGCTATGGGCGGGGTCAAGGTATCGATCCTGTCCAGCGAAGGCGACGGCGTCGCCAGCGCCGATCTGCTTGCGACCGTCACCGCCGCGCTCAACGACCCGCTCGTTCGCGGCGACAACGATCACATCGCGGTCGTTCCGGCCGTGATCCGCGTCGTCAATGTCGAGGCGGATGTATGGCTCTTGCCGGAAGCCCCGGCGAGCGAGTTGCAGACGGCCGAAGATCGCCTCAAGACCGAGTTCGCTGCGGCGCGCCGCCTGGGGTGGGACTTCACGGCCGACTTCGTGATCGCGTCCCTGCGCACGTCCGGCGTCCGCCGGACGTCATGA
- a CDS encoding GPW/gp25 family protein: MATIDLNTGKPLEGIDDVWQSIATILSTSLKSLVMARDFGSKMPRLVDHAVSPVTLIDFYAAVPEAINRKNPESLMAEEPRFRIIQMELADMTDQGNAQFDIEGIYYPRGHLGDYSEARDARGRVVLSANMVVGSYV, from the coding sequence ATGGCGACCATTGACCTCAACACCGGCAAGCCTCTCGAAGGCATCGACGATGTCTGGCAGTCGATTGCGACCATTCTGAGCACTTCGCTGAAGTCGCTCGTTATGGCCCGCGATTTCGGCTCGAAGATGCCGCGCCTTGTTGACCATGCCGTGTCGCCCGTCACGCTGATCGATTTCTACGCGGCCGTGCCGGAAGCGATCAATCGCAAGAACCCCGAGTCCCTGATGGCGGAAGAGCCTCGCTTCCGCATCATTCAGATGGAGCTTGCCGACATGACCGACCAAGGCAACGCCCAATTCGATATCGAGGGCATCTATTACCCGCGCGGCCATCTCGGCGACTACTCGGAAGCCCGTGACGCGCGTGGCCGCGTGGTCCTCTCTGCCAACATGGTCGTCGGGAGCTACGTCTGA
- a CDS encoding phage baseplate assembly protein V gives MVKFLRDPASTGGVSDPEATDIDRRAQDVVKFGKIKEVDYKRQPPAYRVLIGDENDEDNHNITDWLPAGGMRAKGDRETHFLEKGEKVVLLAEGGELATAQVYPAGTYTPENEDEKETTDKAGVWRKIFAKPKSNDGQGGEGGEGGEDGGEGGEDGQDGEEDEILGEISYDRSTGDWLIKGLKDKGTITIEGTGCSIVMKEGTITLKAKNLKIEMEENVEIEAEDTIKTKTGQALHESDIFAVAAATFLGLDDTSERPQDRVEVVSDIPTLKTFAKKG, from the coding sequence ATGGTCAAGTTTCTGCGCGATCCAGCGAGCACCGGCGGCGTGTCCGACCCGGAGGCGACCGACATCGATCGGCGCGCGCAGGATGTCGTCAAGTTCGGCAAGATCAAGGAAGTGGACTACAAGCGGCAGCCCCCGGCGTACCGCGTCCTGATCGGTGACGAGAACGACGAAGACAACCACAACATCACGGATTGGCTCCCGGCTGGCGGCATGCGCGCCAAGGGCGACCGCGAGACGCACTTCCTTGAGAAGGGCGAAAAGGTCGTTCTGCTTGCCGAAGGCGGCGAGCTTGCGACGGCGCAGGTCTATCCGGCAGGAACGTACACGCCTGAGAACGAAGACGAGAAGGAAACGACCGACAAAGCGGGCGTCTGGCGCAAAATCTTCGCGAAGCCGAAGAGCAATGACGGTCAGGGCGGCGAGGGTGGCGAGGGTGGCGAAGACGGCGGCGAAGGTGGCGAGGACGGGCAGGACGGCGAGGAAGACGAAATCCTTGGCGAGATCAGTTATGACCGCTCGACGGGCGACTGGCTGATCAAGGGACTTAAGGACAAGGGCACCATCACGATTGAGGGCACGGGCTGCTCAATCGTGATGAAGGAAGGCACGATCACGCTGAAGGCGAAGAACCTGAAGATCGAGATGGAAGAGAACGTCGAGATCGAGGCGGAAGACACTATCAAGACGAAGACCGGGCAGGCGCTCCACGAGTCCGACATCTTTGCGGTCGCCGCCGCGACCTTCCTTGGCCTCGACGATACCAGCGAGCGCCCGCAGGATCGCGTCGAAGTCGTCAGCGACATCCCGACCCTGAAGACCTTCGCCAAGAAGGGCTGA
- a CDS encoding head-tail joining protein: MPVETDNDLLIFLNPDEFGVEASYVSRDPAVEPKDIPGQFDDEGSNWNPNRWNGTQFQMQMGASVTSSGPTFLCRTSDLNKGGRKGEKLTIKGQEYRIEDKRPDGTGLTLFLLMAND, translated from the coding sequence ATGCCGGTCGAGACCGACAACGATCTGCTGATCTTCCTCAACCCCGACGAGTTCGGGGTTGAGGCGTCTTATGTGAGCCGCGATCCAGCCGTCGAGCCGAAGGACATCCCCGGCCAGTTCGACGACGAAGGCAGCAATTGGAATCCGAACCGTTGGAACGGGACGCAATTCCAAATGCAGATGGGCGCGAGCGTCACGTCATCCGGCCCGACGTTTCTCTGCCGCACGTCCGATCTGAACAAGGGCGGTCGCAAGGGCGAGAAGCTGACGATCAAGGGCCAAGAATATCGGATCGAGGACAAGCGACCGGACGGCACCGGCCTGACCTTGTTCTTGCTCATGGCGAACGACTGA
- a CDS encoding major capsid protein, with the protein MDLFSTTALNRVVEELPLNPAFFLNTFFTTAETSETEDIKFDSVKGRRLISPLVSPIVAGKVIREKGYKTQSLAPAYIKDKRVFKPSGQFKRRAGEKIGGSLSPEQRLAASIGFAVSEQLDMWTRRLEVMSAEVLRTGKLVLKGDDYPEQLVDFGRDAELSIVLTGTDKWDNAAVNPLDDIEDWGQMIFDHSSLTCRDVIMASDVWKTIRAKLAGPDSDAVAKAMRLQIDMTAATLESARASLGPILITPGIRLVAQFGDYRLWVHADKYVDPLDNVEKDVLPAGEIVMASREIEGVRHFGAIMDLKAGIQPRDFFVKSWEEEDPSVRYILGQSAPLIAPYRVNGTLGAKVK; encoded by the coding sequence ATGGACCTCTTTTCGACCACCGCCCTGAACCGTGTTGTCGAGGAACTGCCGCTCAACCCGGCGTTCTTCCTCAACACCTTCTTCACCACCGCCGAGACCTCCGAGACCGAAGACATCAAGTTCGACTCGGTCAAGGGCCGTCGCCTGATCTCGCCGCTCGTCTCGCCCATCGTCGCGGGCAAGGTGATCCGCGAGAAGGGCTACAAGACTCAGTCGCTCGCCCCGGCCTACATCAAGGACAAGCGCGTCTTCAAGCCGAGCGGCCAGTTCAAGCGCCGCGCAGGCGAGAAGATCGGCGGCTCCCTGTCGCCCGAGCAGCGTCTTGCTGCGTCCATCGGCTTCGCCGTGAGCGAGCAGTTGGATATGTGGACCCGCCGCCTGGAAGTCATGTCGGCCGAAGTGCTGCGTACCGGCAAGCTCGTCCTGAAGGGCGACGACTATCCCGAGCAGCTTGTTGACTTCGGCCGCGATGCCGAACTGAGCATCGTCCTGACCGGCACCGACAAGTGGGACAACGCCGCCGTCAACCCGCTCGACGACATCGAAGATTGGGGCCAGATGATCTTCGATCATTCGTCCCTGACCTGCCGTGACGTGATCATGGCGAGCGACGTGTGGAAGACCATCCGCGCCAAGCTGGCCGGTCCCGACAGCGATGCGGTCGCTAAGGCGATGCGTCTTCAGATCGACATGACCGCCGCGACTCTGGAATCGGCTCGCGCCTCGCTCGGCCCGATCCTGATCACCCCCGGCATCCGTCTGGTCGCTCAGTTCGGCGACTACCGTTTGTGGGTTCACGCGGACAAGTACGTCGATCCGCTCGACAACGTCGAGAAGGACGTGCTCCCGGCTGGCGAGATCGTCATGGCCTCGCGTGAGATCGAGGGCGTCCGCCACTTCGGCGCGATCATGGACCTCAAGGCCGGTATCCAGCCCCGCGACTTCTTCGTGAAGTCCTGGGAGGAAGAGGACCCGTCCGTGCGGTACATCCTCGGCCAGTCCGCCCCGCTGATCGCGCCCTACCGCGTGAACGGCACCCTGGGCGCGAAGGTGAAGTGA
- a CDS encoding head decoration protein: MAKFQNEGEYVPSMLMLGHHRARKVTVKSGAGVLGKGTVLGQITADKKYLKSIAAATDGSQVPDAILSEQVDATSADVEVVVYIAGEVDQEKLILGAGHTLGSVDAVFRTKSIWLVKPMG, translated from the coding sequence GTGGCGAAGTTTCAGAACGAAGGCGAGTACGTCCCGAGCATGCTCATGCTCGGCCATCACCGCGCCCGCAAGGTGACGGTCAAGTCGGGCGCTGGCGTTCTCGGCAAGGGCACCGTGCTCGGCCAGATCACGGCCGACAAGAAGTACCTCAAGTCCATCGCGGCTGCGACGGACGGCTCGCAGGTCCCCGACGCGATCCTCAGTGAGCAGGTCGATGCGACCTCCGCTGACGTGGAGGTCGTCGTCTACATCGCTGGCGAAGTCGATCAGGAAAAGCTGATCCTCGGCGCCGGTCACACCCTCGGGTCGGTGGATGCGGTCTTCCGCACGAAGTCGATCTGGCTCGTTAAGCCGATGGGCTAA
- a CDS encoding S49 family peptidase, translated as MTINVRNPLIFDAALTANWAMEEGALRQVMEIAARESQITPQMLEAYRGQELERSERATRRGNVAVIDVAGPLFKRANLMTTFCGATAYETVRRDLQAAMDNASIRSILLNIHSPGGEAAGVAELATAINEVRGKKPIVTYAGDQAASAAFWLGTASDEFIIGPTAALGSMGVVAGYRDTSAQDAARGIKTIEFVSSQSPYKRVDINTQEGRDRVQARVDAMAAVFVETVAKYRGVSVEHALERFGQGDVLIGQAAVDAGMADGVATFEQVLASLARGESPKASFGFNPAATGQSGEVKMTDEEKAAFAAQIRAEVQAENEAKAKAEAEAKAKADEEAAAAAAASDPVVVERKRVTEIMGLTLPGYEAAAAKAIETGSSAHEFSAMIVTAEKAKRTERAADIKTDTEANSGVAPSSGQERAQGDEAAVNAILGAMKLATGK; from the coding sequence ATGACCATCAACGTCCGCAACCCGCTGATCTTCGACGCCGCTCTCACGGCCAATTGGGCGATGGAAGAGGGGGCTCTGCGTCAGGTCATGGAGATCGCCGCGCGCGAGAGTCAGATCACGCCGCAGATGCTCGAAGCCTATCGCGGCCAAGAGCTTGAGCGGTCCGAGCGCGCGACGCGGCGCGGCAACGTCGCAGTGATCGACGTGGCTGGCCCCTTGTTCAAGCGCGCCAACCTCATGACCACGTTTTGCGGCGCGACCGCTTACGAGACCGTGCGCCGCGACCTTCAGGCCGCGATGGACAATGCGTCCATTCGCTCGATCCTGCTCAACATTCATTCGCCTGGGGGCGAGGCCGCTGGCGTTGCGGAGCTTGCCACGGCGATCAACGAAGTGCGCGGCAAGAAACCCATCGTCACGTATGCAGGCGATCAGGCGGCCTCCGCTGCGTTCTGGTTGGGCACCGCGTCGGACGAGTTCATTATCGGGCCGACCGCCGCGCTCGGCTCCATGGGCGTCGTGGCGGGCTATCGAGACACGTCTGCGCAGGACGCGGCGCGCGGCATCAAGACCATCGAGTTCGTGTCTTCGCAGTCGCCCTACAAGCGCGTGGACATCAACACCCAGGAAGGCCGCGACCGCGTGCAAGCGCGCGTTGACGCAATGGCCGCCGTGTTCGTCGAGACCGTCGCGAAGTATCGCGGCGTAAGCGTCGAACATGCACTCGAACGTTTCGGGCAGGGCGATGTCCTGATCGGCCAAGCGGCTGTCGATGCCGGGATGGCCGATGGCGTTGCGACGTTCGAACAGGTTCTCGCGAGCTTGGCTCGCGGCGAAAGTCCGAAGGCGTCCTTCGGTTTTAACCCGGCCGCGACCGGCCAAAGTGGAGAAGTCAAGATGACCGATGAAGAGAAGGCTGCATTCGCAGCGCAGATTCGCGCTGAAGTGCAGGCCGAGAACGAAGCCAAGGCAAAGGCCGAAGCCGAAGCCAAGGCGAAGGCCGACGAAGAAGCCGCCGCAGCCGCCGCCGCGAGCGATCCGGTCGTCGTCGAGCGGAAGCGCGTCACCGAGATCATGGGCCTGACCCTGCCCGGTTACGAGGCCGCCGCCGCAAAGGCTATCGAAACGGGCTCTTCGGCTCACGAGTTCTCGGCCATGATCGTAACCGCTGAAAAGGCGAAGCGCACCGAGCGCGCCGCTGACATCAAGACGGACACCGAAGCCAACTCTGGCGTCGCCCCGTCGAGCGGTCAGGAAAGGGCGCAGGGCGACGAGGCCGCTGTCAACGCAATTCTCGGCGCGATGAAGCTCGCGACCGGCAAGTAA
- a CDS encoding phage portal protein, producing the protein MIKPVAPTLMDRFLAGVAPNFATRRYHARLSLNYMGQYAGARSNRAALKAWRTHPGSADSDTLGDLPALRSRSRDLGRNNPIATGARQTSKSNVVGSGLRVRSKLNPKLLGMSPEAAELWERKSETLFDLWAQSKLCDITLTQNFYELQGLVFSAVFESGDTFVLRRTPKRPNAVVPLALNVIEADRVATPSELEGEYLIRDGVRIDEDGAPVAYIVLNEHPGERQTYTVNGFTEIPAFGKKSGEQMVLHIFERMRPGLNRGIPALAPVIEILKQLDRYSEAELMKAVVSSFFTVFLKTTGDDGFAGATPGLPGMCANDVTMGPGTIVDIGTDEEIQTAQPANTANFDPFFQSVVRQIGVALSIPFELLMMHFTASYSASRASLEMAAQFFRDRRTWLVRNFCAPVYEWFLTDAINAGLIDAPGFFNDPVKRAAWLGAQWIGPARIILDPLKEWKAETEAVNLGARTIEQVIIERGGDDFEHTTAQRAREHIARAAAKLEPEVLAPSGMGSRVNEDIEQKGDGTDKPKPKKAEKKQ; encoded by the coding sequence GTGATTAAGCCCGTCGCACCGACCCTTATGGACCGCTTCCTGGCGGGCGTCGCACCGAACTTCGCGACGCGCCGCTATCATGCGCGCCTCTCGCTCAACTACATGGGCCAATACGCCGGTGCGCGCTCGAACCGCGCCGCCCTGAAGGCGTGGAGGACCCATCCCGGCTCGGCCGACTCCGACACCCTGGGCGACCTTCCCGCGTTGCGCAGCCGCTCGCGCGATCTCGGCCGCAACAATCCCATCGCCACCGGCGCAAGGCAGACCTCGAAGAGCAACGTTGTTGGCTCCGGCCTGCGCGTGCGCTCGAAGCTGAACCCGAAGCTGCTCGGCATGTCGCCGGAAGCCGCCGAGTTGTGGGAGCGCAAGTCCGAGACGCTGTTTGACCTTTGGGCGCAGTCGAAGCTCTGCGACATCACGCTCACGCAGAACTTCTATGAGCTTCAGGGCCTCGTTTTCAGTGCCGTCTTCGAATCCGGTGACACCTTCGTGTTGCGCCGGACGCCGAAGCGCCCCAACGCCGTCGTTCCGCTCGCGCTCAACGTGATCGAGGCCGACCGCGTCGCCACCCCGAGCGAGTTGGAAGGCGAGTATCTAATCCGTGACGGCGTCAGGATCGACGAAGACGGCGCTCCGGTCGCTTACATCGTCCTGAACGAACACCCCGGCGAGCGCCAGACCTATACGGTCAACGGCTTCACCGAAATCCCGGCCTTCGGCAAGAAGTCGGGCGAGCAGATGGTGCTCCATATCTTCGAGCGCATGCGGCCCGGCCTGAACCGTGGCATTCCTGCGCTCGCTCCGGTCATCGAAATCCTGAAGCAACTCGACCGCTACAGCGAAGCCGAGTTGATGAAGGCCGTCGTGTCTTCGTTCTTCACCGTCTTCCTGAAGACCACGGGCGACGACGGCTTTGCAGGCGCTACGCCTGGCCTTCCTGGGATGTGCGCGAACGACGTGACCATGGGGCCGGGCACCATCGTCGATATCGGCACCGACGAAGAGATTCAGACCGCGCAGCCCGCGAACACTGCGAACTTCGACCCGTTCTTTCAATCGGTCGTGAGGCAGATCGGCGTCGCTCTGTCCATCCCGTTCGAACTGCTCATGATGCACTTCACGGCGAGCTACAGCGCGTCGAGGGCATCTCTGGAAATGGCCGCGCAGTTCTTCCGCGACCGCCGCACTTGGCTCGTCCGCAACTTCTGCGCGCCCGTTTACGAGTGGTTCCTGACCGATGCGATCAACGCCGGTCTGATCGACGCGCCCGGCTTCTTCAATGATCCCGTCAAGCGCGCGGCATGGCTCGGCGCTCAGTGGATCGGCCCGGCGCGGATCATCCTCGACCCGCTCAAGGAATGGAAGGCCGAGACCGAAGCCGTCAACCTGGGCGCTCGCACCATCGAGCAGGTCATCATCGAGCGCGGTGGCGACGACTTCGAACATACCACGGCGCAACGCGCTCGCGAGCACATCGCTCGCGCGGCGGCGAAGCTCGAACCCGAAGTTCTGGCGCCGTCCGGCATGGGGTCTCGCGTCAACGAAGACATCGAACAGAAGGGCGACGGCACCGACAAGCCCAAGCCTAAGAAGGCCGAGAAGAAGCAATGA
- a CDS encoding helix-turn-helix domain-containing protein, which produces MKSMMTKDDVRAARTALGKMWKPGGAPLTAQELVRALGLSEDHGTDHVYNMEKGKSAVSGTIEMLLRIYLAGGVPPDDIVIFKDAPKRAR; this is translated from the coding sequence ATGAAGAGCATGATGACCAAGGACGATGTCCGCGCCGCCCGTACCGCCCTGGGCAAGATGTGGAAGCCCGGCGGTGCCCCGCTGACGGCCCAAGAGCTCGTGCGCGCCCTGGGGCTCTCCGAAGACCACGGCACCGACCACGTCTACAACATGGAGAAGGGCAAGTCGGCCGTTTCCGGCACTATCGAGATGCTTTTGCGCATCTATCTCGCCGGTGGAGTGCCGCCTGACGATATCGTGATCTTCAAGGACGCTCCAAAGCGAGCGCGCTAA
- a CDS encoding phage terminase large subunit family protein: protein MTAAVAVVDEYSDDAAYEARLRAQVREIIAQSFSPPPKLTVSEWADEYRVLSPEASSEPGKWSTARVEPSRGIMDAFADPEIEIITCMVAAQTVKTEVINNVAGFHVHLDPCPMLILQPTLQMAEAYSKDRLAPMIRDTPPLSAKLGNSARDSEDTILHKKYAGGHITMAGANSPASLASRPIRILLCDEVDRYEASAGKEGDPVSLAIERTTTFWNRKIALVSTPTIKGASRIESSYEESDQRRFFVPCPKCAHMQHLRWAQVRWPDNDPLAARYHCEYSDPDTGELCDHGWSEAERLKAIQRGVWIATRPEVKGHAGFHLNRIASPWRALGEMARDFVLVKKHPERLKTWVNTRLAETWEERGERANPDSIFARREEYDAAIILPSGVGCITGSVDIQDDRAEVEWCGWGQDDESWSLDYKVHYGAPNTPGFWEVIDNALMRTFKHPSGVEMRVEAACIDSGGHFTQHVYNFVRPRIARRVYAIKGIGGPGRPIWPVKGTVNKAKNVTIFVLGVDQAKDMHYKRLELKEPGPGYCHYPLLENYAKKFFEGLTAEKAVLKTDRRGFVTKEWHKVHQRNEPLDLRVYNIAARLSLGINMERRLMALRAAAANALNAAPQMPVAREEPAPAAPQALPGRRRVRSRGVES, encoded by the coding sequence ATGACCGCCGCCGTCGCCGTAGTCGATGAATACAGTGACGATGCCGCGTATGAAGCTCGGCTTCGCGCGCAGGTTCGCGAAATCATCGCGCAGAGCTTCAGCCCGCCGCCGAAGCTGACCGTCTCCGAGTGGGCGGACGAATACCGCGTGCTCTCGCCGGAAGCGTCTTCCGAGCCCGGCAAGTGGTCTACTGCGCGCGTCGAGCCGTCGCGCGGCATCATGGATGCCTTCGCCGATCCCGAGATCGAGATCATCACCTGTATGGTCGCGGCGCAGACGGTGAAGACCGAAGTCATCAACAACGTGGCGGGCTTCCACGTCCATCTCGATCCGTGCCCGATGCTCATTCTGCAACCGACGTTGCAGATGGCCGAAGCATATTCGAAGGATCGTCTCGCGCCGATGATCCGCGACACGCCGCCTCTCTCGGCGAAGCTCGGCAACAGCGCGCGCGACTCCGAAGACACGATCCTTCACAAGAAATATGCGGGCGGCCACATCACCATGGCGGGCGCAAACTCGCCCGCATCGCTCGCATCGCGCCCGATCCGCATTCTGCTCTGCGACGAAGTTGATCGCTATGAGGCGAGCGCCGGTAAGGAAGGCGATCCCGTCTCGCTCGCCATCGAGCGAACCACGACGTTCTGGAATCGCAAGATCGCACTTGTCTCGACGCCGACCATCAAGGGCGCGTCGCGCATCGAGTCATCCTATGAGGAAAGCGATCAGCGCCGCTTCTTCGTGCCGTGCCCGAAGTGCGCTCACATGCAGCATTTGCGCTGGGCGCAAGTCCGATGGCCCGACAACGATCCGTTGGCGGCACGCTATCACTGCGAATACAGCGACCCCGACACCGGCGAACTGTGCGACCACGGGTGGAGCGAGGCAGAGCGGCTGAAGGCGATCCAGCGCGGCGTGTGGATCGCGACGCGGCCCGAAGTGAAGGGTCACGCGGGCTTCCACTTGAACCGCATCGCGTCGCCGTGGCGCGCTCTCGGCGAGATGGCACGCGACTTCGTGTTGGTGAAGAAGCACCCCGAGCGTCTGAAGACCTGGGTGAACACGCGCCTTGCGGAGACGTGGGAAGAGCGCGGCGAGCGAGCCAACCCCGACTCGATCTTTGCGCGCCGTGAAGAGTATGACGCCGCGATCATCTTGCCGAGCGGCGTCGGCTGCATCACCGGCTCCGTCGATATTCAGGACGACCGCGCCGAAGTCGAGTGGTGCGGTTGGGGCCAGGACGATGAATCGTGGTCGCTCGACTACAAGGTTCACTATGGCGCGCCGAACACCCCCGGCTTTTGGGAGGTCATCGACAACGCCTTGATGCGAACGTTCAAGCATCCGTCCGGCGTCGAGATGCGTGTGGAAGCGGCCTGCATCGACTCTGGCGGCCACTTCACGCAGCACGTCTACAACTTCGTTCGGCCGCGCATCGCTCGCCGCGTCTACGCTATTAAGGGCATCGGCGGACCCGGCCGCCCGATCTGGCCGGTGAAGGGCACCGTCAACAAGGCGAAGAACGTCACGATCTTCGTGCTTGGCGTCGATCAGGCGAAGGACATGCACTACAAGCGGCTCGAACTGAAGGAGCCCGGTCCCGGCTACTGCCATTACCCGCTGCTCGAAAACTATGCCAAAAAGTTCTTCGAGGGCCTGACCGCCGAAAAAGCGGTGCTGAAGACCGATAGGCGCGGCTTCGTGACGAAGGAATGGCACAAAGTCCATCAGCGCAATGAACCGCTGGATCTCCGCGTCTACAATATCGCAGCGCGGCTCTCGCTCGGCATCAACATGGAGCGTCGTTTGATGGCTCTGCGGGCGGCAGCGGCGAACGCGCTGAATGCTGCCCCGCAAATGCCCGTCGCGCGCGAAGAACCGGCCCCTGCGGCTCCCCAGGCTCTTCCTGGGAGGCGTCGCGTCCGCAGCCGTGGCGTTGAAAGTTAA
- a CDS encoding terminase small subunit — protein sequence MGKTVNRQELADIFGYSLPTISAWVENGMPVKSHGGRGKQFEFDTEDVLKWLLARERAERRAHTAATLKEGGEEITIDKARLRNEIAKAKLSELELATKMELVRPIQMIVKVLSNEIANARARLLGIPSKLRPAIQLEVGAPEGTKKLVNEVERLILEALNEIKMTTEPVEEEPHVEPTVEHIEQDEEENDE from the coding sequence ATGGGCAAGACCGTCAACCGACAAGAGCTTGCGGACATCTTCGGCTATTCGCTGCCGACGATCTCCGCATGGGTCGAGAACGGGATGCCGGTCAAGTCGCACGGCGGCCGTGGCAAGCAGTTCGAGTTCGACACCGAAGACGTGCTGAAGTGGCTGCTCGCGCGCGAACGTGCAGAGCGCAGGGCGCATACGGCCGCGACGCTTAAGGAAGGCGGCGAAGAGATCACCATCGACAAGGCGCGCCTCCGCAATGAGATCGCGAAGGCGAAACTGTCCGAGTTGGAATTGGCGACGAAGATGGAGCTTGTTCGCCCCATCCAAATGATCGTCAAGGTGCTCTCGAACGAAATCGCCAACGCACGCGCGCGGCTGCTCGGCATCCCATCCAAGCTCCGGCCCGCCATTCAACTCGAAGTCGGCGCGCCTGAAGGCACGAAGAAGCTGGTCAACGAAGTTGAGCGGTTGATCCTCGAAGCACTGAACGAAATCAAGATGACCACGGAGCCCGTCGAGGAAGAACCTCACGTCGAGCCGACGGTCGAACACATCGAGCAAGACGAAGAAGAAAATGACGAGTGA
- a CDS encoding nucleoside/nucleotide kinase family protein yields the protein MIVIGLKGLIGSGKTTVARHLIENHGFVRGRFAGALKDMLRAYLRYRRCDEATIERMIDGDLKEVPTPWLGGQSPRHAMEGLGGHWGRDWMGSEFWIGTETDVLYMSAPKRVVFEDVRHANEGEAIDRMGGWVIEIVRPGLIPQEHRTEQAQAEVKAHRSVMNYQGDMASTFRQMDIVVADLAARTDRLNVID from the coding sequence ATGATCGTCATCGGCCTCAAGGGCCTTATCGGGTCCGGCAAGACCACCGTGGCCCGCCATCTCATCGAGAACCACGGGTTTGTGCGCGGCCGGTTCGCTGGCGCGCTCAAGGACATGCTGCGCGCCTACCTGCGCTACCGGCGCTGCGACGAAGCCACCATCGAGCGGATGATCGACGGCGATCTCAAGGAAGTGCCGACGCCCTGGCTGGGCGGCCAGTCGCCGCGCCACGCCATGGAAGGGCTCGGCGGCCATTGGGGCCGCGATTGGATGGGCTCTGAGTTCTGGATCGGCACCGAGACCGACGTGCTTTACATGAGCGCGCCGAAGCGCGTCGTGTTCGAGGACGTGCGCCACGCAAACGAAGGCGAAGCCATCGACCGCATGGGCGGTTGGGTGATCGAGATCGTTCGCCCCGGCCTGATCCCCCAGGAACACCGCACCGAGCAGGCGCAGGCCGAAGTAAAGGCCCATCGCTCCGTCATGAACTACCAGGGCGATATGGCGTCCACCTTCCGGCAGATGGACATCGTCGTCGCCGATCTGGCGGCGCGGACCGACCGGCTGAACGTGATCGACTGA